The Cerasicoccus sp. TK19100 genome window below encodes:
- a CDS encoding tetratricopeptide repeat protein has translation MAAFGLWACQPEPKATPAAKPPSAQPGMMPVTHFPTRLAKIGPQACAQCHPNAVADWHGTHHALANRPVDPTLDNAAFVPSKSFTDAGVTSKFSKQAGEFIIEVFEADGSKSRHALTGVIAVDPLRQYLAPFPDGQWQTTSAAYDPAKHEWFEVFSGDGRLPGEWGHWTGQGMNWNANCAACHMTEFKKNYDWQTGKYASTWLQQGIACAQCHSGLEEHVAKAAQPGYIAPASLKMSKEQIMDNCASCHSRRGQITADRFTPGERFHDHFDLSLPDQPGLYHPDGQVLDEDFVYGSFMMSRMGHAGVTCLDCHNPHTTKTILPVENNMLCLRCHESGLENAPIIQPEAHSHHPAGSTGNRCVECHMPETNYMMRDPRRDHGFLSPDPLMTQELGIPNACNRCHTDESTEWAVEWAEKWYGEKLAELPQRARARALAAAYEGQPAAHQALLELAASEDVTAWQATYAGLLGGWANEPAVLAYLQSLMDSDSALVRGRVARSLAWSPQDAYLLRGDKSRNVRLAATFGLIGRTQLSEENVSEWIEAQQFNSDRPQNAFILAERLFSLGGNPADIRTLVDRAVALDRRSADVNVQAAVFYSRLEDSGQAEKSLFDALAIDAQNVQALYYLALFRAEQQNYPEAITLLKDVVALDPGYERAWYNLALAYTKQGQWLEARDAMLHAPSMENTPQWNQTMQVIRQRLGN, from the coding sequence GTGGCTGCCTTTGGCTTATGGGCCTGTCAGCCGGAGCCCAAGGCAACGCCTGCTGCCAAGCCGCCCTCAGCCCAACCGGGCATGATGCCGGTCACGCATTTTCCGACGCGTCTGGCGAAAATCGGGCCACAGGCCTGTGCACAATGCCACCCGAATGCCGTGGCAGACTGGCATGGCACCCACCACGCGCTGGCGAATCGCCCCGTGGACCCCACGCTCGACAACGCTGCGTTTGTGCCGAGCAAGTCCTTCACCGATGCGGGTGTGACGAGTAAATTCAGCAAGCAGGCAGGGGAATTTATCATCGAAGTCTTTGAAGCTGACGGTAGCAAAAGTCGGCACGCGCTGACGGGGGTGATCGCCGTGGATCCGCTGCGGCAATACCTGGCTCCGTTCCCGGATGGGCAGTGGCAAACCACGAGTGCGGCCTACGATCCGGCTAAGCATGAGTGGTTCGAGGTCTTTAGCGGCGATGGCCGACTGCCTGGTGAGTGGGGCCACTGGACGGGGCAGGGGATGAACTGGAACGCCAACTGCGCGGCCTGCCACATGACGGAATTTAAGAAAAACTACGACTGGCAGACTGGCAAATATGCCTCTACTTGGCTGCAGCAAGGCATTGCCTGCGCCCAGTGCCACTCAGGCTTGGAGGAGCATGTCGCCAAGGCTGCGCAACCGGGATACATCGCCCCGGCCTCGCTGAAAATGAGCAAAGAGCAGATCATGGACAATTGCGCGAGTTGCCATTCGCGGCGTGGCCAGATCACGGCGGATCGTTTTACGCCCGGTGAGCGATTTCATGATCATTTCGATTTGAGCCTGCCGGACCAGCCGGGCCTCTATCACCCGGACGGGCAGGTGTTGGACGAAGATTTCGTTTATGGCTCCTTCATGATGAGCCGCATGGGGCACGCGGGCGTCACCTGTCTGGATTGTCATAACCCGCACACTACCAAGACGATACTGCCCGTGGAGAACAATATGCTCTGCCTGCGCTGCCATGAATCCGGCTTAGAAAATGCGCCGATCATTCAGCCGGAGGCGCACAGTCATCATCCGGCAGGCAGCACTGGTAACCGCTGTGTTGAATGTCACATGCCGGAGACAAATTACATGATGCGTGATCCCCGCCGTGATCACGGCTTCCTTTCGCCTGACCCCTTGATGACACAGGAGCTCGGTATTCCCAATGCCTGCAATCGCTGCCATACCGATGAATCGACGGAGTGGGCGGTGGAATGGGCAGAGAAATGGTATGGCGAAAAATTGGCAGAGCTCCCGCAGCGTGCCCGCGCCCGGGCCCTGGCCGCCGCTTATGAGGGGCAACCGGCTGCACATCAGGCACTTTTGGAATTGGCGGCCAGTGAGGATGTAACCGCATGGCAGGCTACTTATGCCGGTTTATTGGGAGGTTGGGCTAATGAGCCCGCCGTCCTGGCTTATCTGCAAAGTTTGATGGACTCGGACAGTGCTTTGGTGCGGGGGCGGGTAGCGCGTTCCTTGGCCTGGTCGCCGCAAGATGCTTATTTACTACGCGGTGACAAATCACGCAATGTTCGACTGGCTGCCACATTTGGCCTCATTGGCCGCACCCAACTGAGCGAAGAGAATGTGTCGGAATGGATTGAGGCCCAGCAGTTTAACTCCGACCGTCCGCAAAATGCTTTCATCCTGGCGGAACGGCTGTTTTCACTCGGAGGCAATCCGGCTGACATTCGCACGCTAGTGGATCGTGCGGTTGCGTTAGACCGACGATCGGCGGATGTGAATGTGCAGGCTGCGGTATTTTATAGTCGCCTGGAAGATTCCGGGCAGGCAGAGAAGTCGCTCTTTGACGCGCTGGCGATTGATGCGCAGAACGTCCAGGCACTGTATTATTTGGCGCTTTTCCGGGCTGAGCAGCAGAATTACCCGGAGGCGATTACGCTGCTGAAAGATGTCGTAGCATTGGACCCCGGTTACGAGCGCGCGTGGTATAACCTTGCACTGGCTTACACGAAACAAGGGCAATGGCTGGAGGCGCGTGATGCCATGCTGCACGCGCCTTCCATGGAAAATACCCCGCAGTGGAATCAGACCATGCAGGTCATCCGTCAGCGCTTAGGTAATTGA